The stretch of DNA CCATTGTCTGGTATGAGCCTCATCATCTCTCTCAGACAATCTTTCTGCCAGGCAACATATTCTTCATGAGGTAAATCATCTGAATGGGACTCGTAGCCATTTTGTAATGCTGCATTTGCCCACTTTCCGCATCTACCATCTTTCATTCCATTTCCAGTAGAGTTTTTAAGATTGTATGGTGGCGATGTTAATATAATATCAACGGATTCATCTGGCATACGCTTCATAATCTCTAAACAATCGCCGTGGATGATTTTGTCTATGTAGTCAGCCTTAGAAAGCATCAGTTCCTGATCAAGAGGCATCATATCATTTTGATGATTGAGATCTATATATTTATAACTGATATTTCTGCGATGAATTATATTTTGATGAAAAAATTTCAATAATCTCCCGTCATTGTCTGCATTTTCTTGTTTTCTGGTATGTGTTTTTCTCTCCAGGCGAAGTTTTCTCAATCTCTTCCATAGACCATCCAGACCAGTATCTGTAGCGGAAAGTATTCTCATCAAGTCCGAATTCTTCAGCCCACTGTTTACTGCTCTGAGATTTACCTTTATATTTGATCAATTTTGATGGCTGACGGTTTCCAGAGGCGGCTGCAGGTGTGCTTTCTATACGCTTCATAGGCCATCCAGATCTATATCTGTAGCGGAAAGTATTCTTATCAAGTCCGAATTCTTCAGCCCACTGTTTACTGCTCTGAGTTTTACCTTTATATGTGATGAGCCTCGGATCTCTGCCATGCTTCCCGTTGACCGATTCTTTCTCAATCTCTTTCATTGACCAACCCTGCCTGTATCGATAGTTAAAGGTACATAGCTTGAGACCAAATTCTTCAGCCCACTGTTTACTGCTCTGAGATTTACCTTTATATTTGATCAATTTTGATGGCTGACGGTTTCCAGAGGTGGCAGGTGTGCTTTCTATACGCTTCATAGGCCATCCAGATCTATATCTGTAGCGGAAAGTATTCTCATCAAGTCCGAATTCTTCAGCCCACTGTTTACTGCTCTGAGTTTTACCTTTATATGTGATGAGTTTGCATCGTGAATACTGTACTGCTTCACTTTCTATTCGTTCCATCGACCATCCTAACTCACGGCGACCGTAAAAGGTTTCGAAGCTTAGTCCGAACTCTTTCGCCCATTCAGAAGCATTCTGTTTTTTACCTTTGTATGATATGAGTTTCTGAGCCCTGGCGACCGCTGGCGTGCTCTCAATCTCTTTTATCGACCAGCCGGACCTAAAGCGCCGCCTAAATGTATCATAATTCAGACCAAACTCCTCAGCCCATTCTCTCATTGTCTTATACTGACCTTTGTAGCCTATGAGCTTCTGTTCCCGTCCCATTCTGACATGTATCGCTTCGCTCTCGATTCGTTCCATCGGCCAGTCGCGGGCAAGACGACCACGGAAGGTAGAGCGACTTAGACCGAATTCTTTTGCCCAGTCAGAAATGCATTTGGTTTTGCCTTTGTAGGTTATGAGGTGGTTCATAGCAGCGCCTTCACAGACATAGTTAATGATCAGTAGTCATCTATATCTCCCATTTCAGAGTCTACAAGCTCCCTTGCCTCCTCCTGGGACAGCGATACACCGTCCAGTTCTACATCGCAGACTATACCAAGCACACTATTAGCGTGATATTTTGGCATCCATTCTACGATTGTAAAATAGGTGAAAATATAAGCCTCACTATCAAAGTCCAATTGATAGTAAACTCCGTGAAAGTGGAGTTCATTATCAAGCTTTGAGTTCTGGTAAAACTCAAAGCAAACTCTGAGACTTTATGTCTCCATCTCCCTCAGGGGAGATGTTCCGGCCTCCTTATAATACATGATTGCTTTTGATGCTTAAAATAGTTTTGAATCCCTTAATCTTGTGTTTTTTAAATCTTTTTCCGGAAGATCTCATAATTGATACGAATCTCTTTCTAAAGCCTCCTTAAGAGAGCATATCTGGGAGGCGTTCTTTAGAATAATCTTAAATACCCGAGTCTTGATTAGAATCTTACGCATCCGCTCCGAGATCGCTGGTCGTTTATGGCTTATAAGGGATGTTAGGAGCTTAATCAGATCCGTTTCTCTACGGATCTGGGGATGCCTGTGCACCTATCATTTATTTGGTTTCGCCGCGTAGGCTTCACCTTCTTTATACTTGATTTTTTTAAGTTTTTTAACATATCTGTCGTCATTTTTATTATATGCGCTGCCGATCGCGCCAACAACAAAATCGTGCGTTTGGAGAGATTTCGTATCTTTAGAGCTTACTATCTGACAACCGATGGTTTTTTTCTTTTTAGATGCTGCTCTTCTGCATATTCTGCATCCTAAATCTGGATCCTTTTCTGGACTTATTGCTGTATGCTCATCCAGCAAGAAATAGTACTGCTTGTCGTCTGAATCCTCAAGTATAAACTCAGCAAACTCACTCAGAGCCTTTCTGTACATTTTTCCTTTTTCTCCCCACCGGGGGCTTGATTTTAAGACAGCGGCTGCATAGATATCCGGATCTAATTTAGAGATCTCATCCAATATTTCCATTCTTACTTTACGGGATGACCTGTTGAATTTAAGCTCAGAGCCGGCTTTATTGTATTTACTGCTGTTCTGAGGTTGTGAACCAGCAATTCTAACATATTCTTCTGGTTTGTCTGTGACACTGGCTGCAAATACCAGATATGGATCAGACATTGGAGATTTCCCCAGATCTCCAGACTCATCGATAAGAACGACATAGTTTTTAGCGTCTTTATGTGATCGAGTCTTTTCTGCTGGATTTAATAATTTTTTCCTAGAATCCACTTGTTTCAAAGAACTGCGGCCCCCTCAAAAAGTGCGTACATAGTCAACAACAAATCGATCACTGCCAACACCTGCATAACCTCCCAGCTCTTTATCGTCCAGCAGACAAATATCACTGTCAGGTTGAAGGCAACCGCTGCAAAAGGAAAAAATCCTTCAGATTCATAGAGTGCGGCAAGAGAATCAATGCTGGTTACGCCGGTAATTGCAAGAAAAAAGACAGTGACGATTGTCAGAATCGCCACTATCCATACAATGCGTTTCATGGTACCTCAGATTTTAACTATTCCCTTTTTCTTGATCGACTTAGCTACCGACTTGCTGAAAGGATATTTTTTCCACCTGCCTTTCTTCGATTTTTTATATACATTTGCTGTGTATGTCGGGGTTGCTGACACCTCCATGGTTACATACACAACACCCGGTTCAATCTCAATGACCTTTGATTCATTGGGATTGATCATCACCTTCTTGGAACGGCCTTTCGGGTATCGTTTTTTGTTGTTTTCGTGTAGATTCAGAGCAGCATCAATGTTCTTACCAGCGTTGGGACTGAGAACAACAATTCCGCTGTCGGTGACTGTTGCTTTGGTATCTGAGCTTTGATACTTTCCCCGCACCGCCTTTACTTTGCTTGCCGGTACAATGACTGTACCTTTTTCACCTTCACCGGCCAGCTCTGGATAGGCTACATTTCTGACGCCTCTCTCAGCGCCTGTTTTTCTTTTTTGATTTGTTCCTTTTGCTGATGCTTTTGATTTGCATGTCATTTTTATTACCTCTTTTAATTGATTTTTCAGCTGTTCCGTATCCCAGATTCAGTTTTCTGATGTTCAGGCTGTTCCAGTTTTCCTCTACCGCCTGCAATGCCTTCTTTCCCTTCTGTCCGCCTTTGAGCTTTCTGCGGTCATCTTCTACAAGCTTTCTCGGATCTCCGCGGATGTAAGTGTAGTAAGAAAGCCCGGGAGAACCTGGAAATCTGGCAATTGTCTCTGCAGTTGTCAGAGCCTCCTCTGCCGCAAGATCTTCATAGGCAACGAAAACTGACCTTCGGCTTCGGTTCTTTGTCTTCAGCAGTCCCTTTCTCCCATTGTCTATCATCCTCAGAAGATGCACTGACTCGTGAACAACCGGTTCATTTTCAGAAATATGCTCTGGGTCGCAGATGATGAAATGCACGCCTCTGGATCCGGTATACTGAGCAGAAATCCCTTCAGGGAGATCCCTCACTGAAAAAACAGTCCCTGCATCGGCCATCTCTTTCTGCTCTGTTTTGGTGAATGAGCCGGAGATGGCCTTTTTGATCTGTCTGATCTCACTAGGTGTCCCTACGATGCCGATGCCCGTTTCGGTGATGTATTTTGCATCTGCAGTATCGATATCTTCGAGATCTGCAGATCCGGGGTTGTCCCACCATCCTGCGATTTTCTCAGCCGTAAAAGGCCTCTTAATAATCTTGACAGATGTCTTTGCAGTATCATTCCCTGCACGGCCTGCTGAAAGCAGGCGGGCTACCAGCATGTCATCCGGCACGATGCTGTTTTCAGTCGGAATGCAGTACGATCTGCCGCCTGCTGAGACACGGGTGCACTTTGACATTTCACCACTCTGGCAGATCTTTCTTGTATTCTTCGGCTGACCTTTTTGGAGGCATGATCATTTCCTCCGGGTCTGCTTTCCTCTGCTAGTCCTTCCTGATGTTTTCTTCTTGGCTGCCTGTTTTTTGGGAGTGTGTTTCTTTTCAGAAAGGGCCGGTTTCTTCTTTGCTGCTGCAGACTTGGATTTATTGGATCTGCCCTGTGCAGCACGGGGCTTTGTCGGAGCTTTAATCGATCCTGTAACGGCTGACATTGCTGAAATGGCACTCTTCGTTCCAGGCAGCTTCAGTCTTGAAATGTTGCTCCTGGACCAGTTTTGCTCAACAGACTCAATTGCATCTCTTCCCGAGAGCGGTTTATTGGTGCCTTTAGTGAAGAGAGCCCGGTCTTCCCTCATCATATCCAGAGCTTCTTTTTCAGTTGGATATCTCCATCTTTTTTTATTCTCATCAAAGATCTGAACAAATTGATAATATCCGCTCGAAGGGTCTTTGCCTCTGGCCATCTGCTCTGCCACGGTACAGGATTCCTCAATCACCATGGAATTTTTATCTTTGATATCCTGCGCGCGCGTAATCGGTCCTCTGCGGTCCTTATCTACCATGCGCATGTGATGCAGGCCTTCGTGAACAACAGTACTGTTGTTGAGGCCGTGCTCCATATCCAGATTGATCTTGTTCTTCCAGTAGTCTCCTGCAGATTCCTCAAGAGGCCTGACGGTCACCGTGATGGGGCCGTCAGCAACTAGTTTTTTCAGCTCGCTCTTGGGATAGGCTTCGTTTATCAGGGTCCGCACTTCTTTTTCCATATGCGGAGGGCAGACAATGCCGATTTTCTTGTGCACACCCTGCAGATCCTGGTCTTTTATACCGCTTACATTGTAATGCGCTTTGCCAGGAGCATCTATATACTCAACATCATAGCTGTTGGGGGATACCCACCAGGCAGCTGCTTCCCTGGGGGTCATCTTTATCGGCAGAACCACTGATGCATGTTCATCGTAGTCTTTCGGCCTGTTTCTGACATGTCCCTGCTCCACAACAAAGTTGAATCTTTTGATCAAAGATTCTACCGGGACATATCCGTCTTTGTCTACAGGGATGTTGGCCTCCTTTCCGTTGGAGAGGACTATCCTTTCAAATCCCGCCTGGGGCAAATCAGACCCTCCTTACCTTTGCCGTCTTGTTGTTTGGCATCAGAATGTCATAGCAATGATATTCGTCCGGGTTCTTGACTTGATGGATAACTTCGCGCATCCCTGCAAGATACTCTGAAAATTCCTTATCGGACAGCTTCTTGATCACTGCTTCGTTTGGCACATTAACGCTTAATTTGTACTTCTCTCTGAAGGGATCCAGAATCAGATCTTCTTCCGTTATTACTATGTCCGGATGCCAGCTTAGTGTACGAGGGGCATTTTCCCTATAGGCATAATCTGCCTTTGCCCTCAGATTATCAACAATTTCCAGCCTCTTTTTATTCCTTGCTCTTGTTTTTGCAATTTTCTTTCCAGCTGACTCCTTCTTGGGCTTCTTTGCAGATGCTGACACTGCGTTCAGCTTGGATCTGCCGCATGAGCATTCTGCCTTTCTTGTCTTAGTATTTGGTTTGGTGGTTTTTCGTGATTTTGTCGGTGACATACTACCTCTTTCTCAACATTTCCCCGCTGCAATCCTGTTCTGATGCTTTCTCAGCTAGTTTTTATCGTTATTTATCTTCCATTTCAGATTTTATAAGCTTCCTTGCTTTCTGCTTAGACAGTGATACATCGTCTACTTCTACATCGTAGACTACACCAAGCACATTGTTGGCATGATAATCTGGCATCCATTCCCCGATTGTGAAATATTCTGGGGAATTGTCACTATAATTCGGCAGCAGCCTTATCCGGTTTGATCTGCCGAACTCTCTCTGTATAATCGTCTTTACAGATTTTCCGCTGTAGTCCTCGGTTTTCCCGTCTCTGCGTATTCTCAGCGTCACTTTTTTCTTCTGCTCGGGATACATCAGCGTTGACTGTCCGGAAACTGGAGACCGTGATTTTGAACCTGTACTGGCAGCAGTCTTATTGCCTGCGGCAGATCTGGTTCTTGTATCCTGCCCCTTCACATCATACGATCCGGGTCTGTTCGTCCATTTGTAGAATTCCTCTGGTGTAATAGGCATGGTAAAAGTATTCTTGGCATCGAAAGAGCCGTCAGCGGTTCTTGCATTTTTACTCCTGCCGGCCTGGAACTTATCTACCACATTCTGAGGCACATATCCGTCTGCTGTGACGGGTATCTTAACTCCTTTGATCGTCTTGGTGCCTACGGCTGTCTGAAAACCGCTGTTGGCCGGTTTCTTTTTGACAGGAGGTTTGGATGCAGTCTTTGATGTTTTCTTGGCGCTTGTCTTCTTTGCTGGTTTTTTAGCTGCCTGTTTAACTGCTGGTGCAGTAGACTTGGCTTTTTCCTGCGGTTTCTGGGGTTTGATCCCCAAAATATAGATGTGATTGTCTATGTACTCGTTTCCTGTTTTTGATAGTCTGGTCATTGGTTCTTGCGGCATGGTACCTCTTTCTCAACGTTTCCCCGCTGCAATCCTGTTCTGATGCTTTCTCAGCTGGTTTTACATGTTCTCATCTCCTGCTTTCCTGCTCTATTCGGTTATCTGCAGCTGTCACTTCTTCAGCGGAATCTTGAAGTCCCTGTCATAGCGGCGTGAGTAGTTATCTGCCTGTTTGTCGGCCCATGCTCTTGCAAAGAGCACGTTCTGTTCACGTTTCCTCTTTCGTGCAGACCGCTGCTTACTGCTCAGCTTTCTCTTTTTTTTAGGATGCTTTTTATTGACAGCAACTGATTTAGATGGCGGTTTCCGGAATCTCATAGTGCCTCCTTGGATGCATCATCCCTGTAATTTTCGGCAGAAACGCTTAAATATAAGTTAGGGGTAAAAATGCCCTCAAAATCGAAAAGTGTAAATACTTGTTTTTCAGGGACTTTACCGCTCCTTATACTCGCGCGCGCGTACGCCCGCGCGTAGACACTGCGGCGGATTTTTTGCAGCACATTATACGGCATCTCTGCAGAGCACAAAGAGCACCTGTCGGATGTGCAGTCATTCATCATCTTCACCACCCTCCCTGCTGTAATTGTACGCAAGAATCTCCCGGTAGTCTTTGATCAGAGACTCTATCTTCCGGCGGTCAACATTCTCTTCAAAAGCAATCAGGGGCAGCGGCAGTTTGTCGATATAGTGGCGGTGGAAATATTTCGCAGCAGCTGCTTCCGTGCCGATTGCACACTGCGCCTCCATGGCATGCATCCTGATCTCCCAATCAGCAATCTCTGTTGATTTTCCAATCTCGGACTGGGGTATCCTTCTCTGGAATGTGTATCTGTCGCGGACCAGCATCTCCCTGTAGCTGTCATCCAATGTTGACAGACCCGAATGGAAATATCCAACGCCTCTTGTGCTCCCAAGCGCGGGAATGAATGCAATCGAGGTGGATTTTGCCTGATTGTTGCGCATGAGGATCTGTCCGGAGATATCCATAAGCTCGTTGTACCATCGTTCGCCAAGATTGGAGATCATCCATTCTGTGTCATTGCGCTCAGCCACGGCGGTTTTAAAGATGATTACATGACCGGAACGATATGATTTTCTCAGCTCGGTCCAGCGCTGCCAGCCGAAGATACAGATGACGATCCCTCCTTTACGACCGGACACTTCTTCATACTCATGCCTTAACTGCTGAAAGATTCCGGCTGCATCCATATTGTCCTTGTCCATCATATTGAGGGAGCTGGCACACTTAGCTGCATCATCGATGATCATCATCTGCACCTTTCTGGAATCGATCTGGTCAATGGCAATCGCCAGATCGTTGCAGTAGCAGTAGTTGACATTTTCCCTGCCGTAAAGGTTGAAGACATACTCGGTAAGCCACATGAAAAGCTCAGTTTTACCGCATCCCGGCCAGCCCACGACACAGGCATGTACCCAGATAACTTCCTTGTCTGGAATTTCCGTAGGAAAGAGAATAGCTAGTGCCAGATCGGTGATGTCTGCCTTAGGTTTCTGGGCAATCAGAGCATCAGCGGGACCGCGCATATGGTAATCTGTTCCTGCGGATCGCAAGCTGTAATAGATATCAGATTCCTGCTCCAGCTTCTCCTGCTCATACAGACGGACTTTTTCCATGCGTTCCATCAGATCCGCTGCGGACTGGGAATTCATCAGATATCACTCCCGGATATGTCTGATTCAGTGTCTGCGGTCTGAGAAAACAGCATTTTTGAGGTCAGGACAACATCGTTCTTTATGCTCTTGAGGTAGTCGTTGAGGCCCATCAGGTAATCATAATTCTGCTGATTGCGGCTCATGACAGACCAGCCTTCACTCCTGGCCACATCCGAAGCGTAGCGGTCGGTGAGGGCGATCATTGCATCTTCCAAGAGCTGCGTCCGATCCGCCATCCCTACCGGTATGGAAATCCTCCGCACAACATCATCGCCCAGAGGTGTCTGCGTAAAGAGATGGTCATTCCCCAGAATGAGCTGAAGATCCTTGCATTCGTCATCTGGGAAGATGATATGCCCCTCTTTTTCCTGGAAACGGGCGATGTCAATGTCATCGCCGGCCAGATCATAAATCAGGCTGTCTTTGATGTTGTTGAGCACCTGGCCCTGCAGCATAAATTGAAGATGGTCTTCGGAAGACAGAATTCCTACTTTGACATCGCCGGTCGGTTTTATGCAGCTCTCGCTCATTGTCCGCACCCCTCTTCCGGCGAGAAATTGGTGAAACGGCCTATGAGCGCTTCCACTGTCTGAATCTCTGTTTCATAAAAGACACTGCTCTGATATGCGTTGGCGGCGTCTATGACCTTTCTGGCTTCTGCGGCCTGGGAGGCGGGATGACGCAGGTCATGGCGGTAGATTTTACCGCTCTCGTCTTTGTAGCATGTTAAGACTGTGTCTTTCAGCGTGAAGATGTCGCCTGCATCGTCCTGGATGATTGTTCCGCCGTCATTTTCAAATCCCTGGACTGTCAGATCGGCCCTGCTCTTCAGGAAAGAGTATGCCGAACGTGTCTGCTCCAGTATCGGAGACAGTATGCGTTTGTCTTCATTATGCGCCTCCTTGGCAGTGATGCAGAATATGGAAGGTGCATCCACTCCGAGGAATTTCCGGCCTGAATCGCGCCTCATCGTCCCACCTCCTGAGTCTTGATGGCCTCGCTGTTCTTGCTGTAGCCCATGCTTCCGAGGACTATGGCCTGCGGATCATAGCCTGCCTGCTGTTTCAGGAATTCAGCCGCTGCATAGAGGCTTTGAGATCCCACTGCCTGCCGCAGGCGGTAATTTTCTTCAGCAGTCTCTGCATATTTCTGGCTGAGATCGTTGAATGCCCGCAGCTTCATCAGCAGAGACAGAGCCGAAAGGTCGGCAGATTCAGCGAGAATGACGGTTGTCACAGTCTGCATTACCTTCAGTTCTTTCTTGGGTACATACTGCCCGTTCCTTTCAACCATCTTTTTAGATCTTTTGACAGTCCATTCGACATATGAATCGTGGACATATTCTGCAAAGACCAGCCTGCCGTAGATGGGTGGATAAACCAGCGGTTTAAAGTCCGTCTCTATCCTGCCGTCAAGATCGCCGTTTGCCTGAATGACATGATGAATGCCCCAGCGCCATTTGATCCAGAGAGCCTTCCAGGTCTGATCCTGTCTGCAGATCTGCCCGTCTTCATTCGTATAAACCACCCACGGCCTCACATTGAATCTGACAATCTCAT from Candidatus Methanomassiliicoccus intestinalis Issoire-Mx1 encodes:
- a CDS encoding DUF3800 domain-containing protein codes for the protein MDSRKKLLNPAEKTRSHKDAKNYVVLIDESGDLGKSPMSDPYLVFAASVTDKPEEYVRIAGSQPQNSSKYNKAGSELKFNRSSRKVRMEILDEISKLDPDIYAAAVLKSSPRWGEKGKMYRKALSEFAEFILEDSDDKQYYFLLDEHTAISPEKDPDLGCRICRRAASKKKKTIGCQIVSSKDTKSLQTHDFVVGAIGSAYNKNDDRYVKKLKKIKYKEGEAYAAKPNK